Proteins encoded together in one Orrella marina window:
- a CDS encoding 3-hydroxyacyl-CoA dehydrogenase NAD-binding domain-containing protein → MQTVHYETRDDVAVIHMNRPPVNSLGHPLRKDLHEAIARALADASVKALVVTGTDKAFSGGADISEFGGPLPSTEPRLASVIEQMESADKPIVAAISGICLGGGLELALGAHERVAHVQARIGLPEVKLGILPGGGGTQRLPRLVGLKRALTMITEGLIVRASTLSDTRLFAQVVDEDIVSAAIQTARELAAKGAPYRRVRDIDMDEPNAQAILDECRQKLAGSKDKAMQLAQQNCLESVAGTVNLPFSKGLEQERALINMLMESSQSKALRHIFFAERAVTKIPGVAADTPIRDISRVGVIGAGTMGGGIAMSMLNAGIPVTLVEATQQALDRGVAIIERNYENTASKGRITAEDVQKRMALLTPSLAYEDLSDADLVIEAVFEDMDVKKSVFGKLDAICKSGAILASNTSYLNIDELAATTSRPGDVLGLHFFSPANVMKLLEIVRGDKTSNEVLTTCMSLARRIGKIAVVAGVCDGFIGNRMVARYTAAAHGLVVQGAAPQQVDQALEAYGFSMGPLRMGDLAGLDIGYATRKRYKASAPDQWYPHIADDLVEQGRLGQKSGSGWYRYEPGNRQAIPDPQAEEIIRQFRQRLGVSPRVVTDEEVVARCVGALINEGARILEEGIALRPSDIDVVYLNGYAFPRQHGGPMFYADQIGLDKVLADLQRFCSEPGAKSWWQPASLIVSLVNESKSLSQWQKERA, encoded by the coding sequence CCGGCACAGACAAGGCGTTTTCCGGCGGCGCGGATATTTCAGAATTTGGTGGACCTCTTCCCTCCACTGAGCCCAGACTGGCCTCGGTGATCGAGCAGATGGAGAGCGCTGACAAGCCCATCGTTGCTGCTATTTCCGGGATCTGCCTTGGGGGCGGACTCGAGCTGGCATTAGGGGCACATGAGCGGGTCGCACACGTGCAGGCCCGAATTGGCCTGCCTGAGGTCAAGCTTGGCATCCTCCCGGGAGGCGGCGGAACCCAGCGCCTTCCAAGGCTGGTTGGACTGAAGCGGGCGCTCACAATGATCACGGAAGGTCTGATCGTACGCGCAAGTACTTTGTCCGATACCAGGTTGTTTGCACAAGTAGTCGATGAAGACATCGTTTCCGCAGCCATCCAGACCGCGCGAGAACTAGCCGCCAAAGGCGCACCGTATCGCCGTGTGCGTGACATCGACATGGACGAGCCCAATGCGCAGGCGATTCTGGATGAATGCCGACAGAAGCTTGCCGGCAGTAAAGACAAAGCCATGCAGCTGGCTCAGCAGAATTGTCTCGAATCGGTAGCGGGAACGGTCAATCTGCCATTCTCCAAAGGACTTGAGCAGGAGCGCGCACTCATCAACATGTTGATGGAATCGAGCCAGTCCAAGGCTTTGCGTCACATCTTCTTTGCTGAACGGGCAGTCACCAAAATACCGGGTGTTGCGGCGGATACGCCGATCCGGGACATCAGTCGCGTTGGCGTTATCGGAGCCGGCACCATGGGTGGCGGCATTGCCATGAGCATGCTTAATGCGGGAATTCCTGTCACGCTGGTCGAGGCCACACAGCAAGCGCTTGACCGCGGCGTAGCCATCATCGAGCGAAATTACGAGAACACGGCCAGCAAAGGCCGCATTACTGCAGAAGATGTTCAGAAGCGCATGGCGTTGCTCACACCGAGTCTTGCCTACGAGGATCTGTCTGACGCTGATCTGGTGATCGAGGCGGTGTTTGAGGATATGGACGTCAAGAAGTCGGTGTTTGGCAAACTTGACGCGATCTGCAAGTCCGGCGCCATTCTTGCATCCAACACTTCATACTTGAATATCGACGAACTGGCTGCGACGACATCCAGACCGGGTGATGTGCTCGGACTGCATTTTTTTAGCCCCGCAAATGTAATGAAGCTGCTCGAGATCGTGCGAGGTGACAAGACATCGAACGAAGTCTTGACGACATGCATGTCGCTTGCCAGGCGTATTGGCAAGATTGCAGTCGTTGCGGGTGTCTGCGACGGGTTTATCGGAAACCGCATGGTTGCACGCTATACCGCGGCCGCGCACGGCCTGGTGGTGCAGGGTGCAGCGCCGCAACAAGTGGATCAGGCACTTGAGGCGTACGGATTCTCAATGGGGCCGTTGCGCATGGGGGATCTGGCCGGGTTGGATATTGGCTACGCTACCCGCAAGCGATATAAGGCGAGCGCGCCAGATCAATGGTATCCACACATCGCGGATGATCTGGTTGAGCAAGGGCGTCTGGGCCAGAAATCCGGATCAGGATGGTACCGGTATGAGCCGGGCAATCGTCAGGCGATTCCGGACCCGCAGGCTGAAGAGATCATTCGTCAATTCAGACAACGTCTTGGTGTGAGCCCACGGGTTGTGACGGACGAGGAGGTTGTTGCCCGGTGTGTCGGTGCGCTGATCAACGAGGGTGCGCGAATTCTGGAAGAAGGCATTGCGTTGAGGCCGAGCGACATTGACGTTGTCTACCTCAATGGCTATGCCTTTCCGAGGCAGCACGGAGGACCGATGTTCTATGCGGACCAGATCGGACTGGATAAGGTGCTGGCAGACCTGCAACGCTTTTGCTCTGAGCCCGGCGCAAAGTCATGGTGGCAGCCCGCTTCACTCATTGTTTCGTTGGTGAATGAGAGCAAGAGCTTATCGCAGTGGCAAAAGGAGCGAGCGTGA
- a CDS encoding acetyl-CoA carboxylase biotin carboxyl carrier protein subunit, translating to MAQVELMSDVTGSVWKILMEVGTAVDAEEPILLIESMKMEIPLVSEKPGTIVEIMVAEGDPVTEGQIIAKIEV from the coding sequence ATGGCACAAGTCGAACTGATGTCAGATGTTACCGGCTCGGTCTGGAAAATTCTGATGGAAGTAGGCACTGCGGTTGACGCGGAAGAGCCTATTCTGCTCATCGAATCGATGAAGATGGAAATTCCGCTCGTTTCAGAAAAGCCTGGCACCATCGTCGAGATCATGGTGGCCGAAGGCGATCCTGTCACCGAAGGACAGATCATTGCAAAAATTGAAGTTTGA
- a CDS encoding Bug family tripartite tricarboxylate transporter substrate binding protein produces MKLLAAITFSVAALTGQAAMAQSDWKPGSVVEFIVPAGPGGSLDMVARQIQKIAIEKKLVDSMIISNRPGGALAMALNDLDKHPGDANYLMTLTTSIINNNITGSLKDRPYTNYSPIAILFQEYVGLIVHKDSPYKTAQDLVNSMKADPAKLNVALATSLGNHIHVGAALPLQKAGVDVQKINFIPYKSSAESITNLLGKNVDVVAASTPNFLTALKNDQLRILVVGSPKRLPGELSGIPTWKESGVDVVTTSIQGILGPKDLKPAQISYWGKAFDEITSTDEWKKFVEMRGWAPDFVGPDQVKQTLAEETQRIQEILDTLGLSRNK; encoded by the coding sequence ATGAAGTTACTTGCAGCAATCACTTTCTCTGTGGCAGCGCTGACCGGTCAGGCAGCCATGGCACAGTCGGACTGGAAACCCGGTTCTGTTGTCGAATTCATTGTTCCTGCAGGGCCTGGAGGCTCTCTGGACATGGTGGCACGCCAGATACAAAAGATCGCCATCGAGAAGAAGCTGGTCGACAGCATGATCATCAGTAACCGTCCAGGCGGTGCACTGGCCATGGCATTGAATGATCTGGACAAGCATCCTGGCGACGCCAATTATCTGATGACCTTGACGACCTCGATCATCAATAACAACATCACCGGCTCGCTCAAGGATCGCCCGTACACCAACTACAGCCCGATCGCGATCCTGTTTCAGGAATACGTCGGTCTGATCGTGCACAAGGACTCTCCCTACAAGACCGCTCAGGATCTGGTCAACTCCATGAAGGCAGATCCAGCCAAACTCAATGTGGCACTCGCCACCTCACTGGGTAATCACATCCACGTTGGTGCGGCTTTGCCGTTACAGAAAGCGGGTGTGGATGTACAAAAAATCAACTTCATCCCTTACAAATCATCGGCTGAGTCAATCACCAATTTGCTCGGCAAGAACGTCGATGTCGTGGCCGCCAGCACTCCCAATTTTCTGACTGCGCTCAAGAACGACCAGTTGCGGATCCTGGTTGTCGGCTCGCCCAAGCGTCTGCCTGGCGAACTCTCGGGTATTCCGACCTGGAAAGAGTCTGGTGTCGATGTGGTGACGACTTCAATTCAGGGCATTCTCGGACCCAAGGACTTGAAACCAGCCCAGATCTCCTATTGGGGCAAGGCGTTTGACGAGATCACCAGCACTGATGAGTGGAAAAAATTCGTAGAGATGCGTGGCTGGGCACCGGATTTTGTGGGGCCGGATCAGGTCAAGCAGACGCTGGCTGAGGAAACGCAGAGAATTCAGGAGATTCTTGACACCCTCGGTCTTTCCAGGAACAAGTGA
- a CDS encoding IclR family transcriptional regulator, with translation MGRTRSPDAFLPGKEGSFSEDDPSVVLTLARGLIVLNCFDLSRQYLSNKELVSLTGLSKPTVSRITYTLAKFGFLRYSPVLRQYALGVSMLTSAYPLLAHMKIRQVARPLMQTMANEVGGVVSMGVQLGRKMVYVESCASAKSVSPVVAGIGSKIPMYPTAMGRAYLCGLSPAERTQLLDAITPGWEQEGSKYRVLVDDALAQFRQWGFCLAMHNLVRETRSVGVPLRGEVDEMRYAFNCGMPVVRLKESQIETEIGPRLMDLVRNVELLIGHR, from the coding sequence ATGGGACGCACGCGCTCGCCAGATGCTTTTCTGCCAGGCAAGGAGGGGAGTTTTTCCGAGGACGATCCATCAGTCGTGCTCACGCTGGCGCGTGGCCTGATTGTACTGAACTGCTTTGATCTGAGCCGTCAGTACCTGAGTAACAAGGAGCTGGTCAGCCTGACCGGGCTGTCCAAGCCGACCGTTTCCCGGATCACCTACACCCTGGCGAAGTTCGGGTTCCTGCGGTATTCACCAGTGCTCAGACAGTATGCACTGGGCGTTTCCATGTTGACGTCAGCCTATCCGTTGCTGGCTCACATGAAAATCCGCCAGGTTGCCCGGCCATTGATGCAGACCATGGCCAACGAGGTTGGTGGTGTGGTGTCGATGGGGGTACAGCTTGGCAGAAAGATGGTCTATGTCGAAAGCTGCGCAAGCGCGAAGTCGGTGAGTCCGGTCGTCGCAGGGATCGGGTCAAAGATTCCGATGTATCCGACGGCTATGGGAAGAGCCTACCTTTGTGGCTTGAGTCCGGCCGAGCGCACGCAGTTGCTCGATGCGATCACCCCTGGCTGGGAACAAGAGGGCAGCAAGTACCGGGTGCTGGTGGATGATGCACTGGCGCAGTTCAGGCAATGGGGGTTTTGCCTGGCCATGCACAATCTTGTGCGTGAAACACGCTCGGTCGGTGTTCCCCTTCGCGGCGAAGTCGACGAAATGCGTTACGCCTTTAACTGCGGCATGCCGGTGGTTCGCCTGAAGGAGTCGCAGATTGAGACCGAAATTGGACCAAGATTGATGGATTTGGTCAGGAATGTGGAACTCTTGATCGGACACCGTTAA
- a CDS encoding acetyl-CoA carboxylase biotin carboxylase subunit codes for MKKLLIANRGEIACRIAQTARRLGIETVAVYSEADAQAKHVACCDSSYLIGPADARQSYLNIDRLMEVVRESGADAVHPGYGFLSENVALARACEVDGIMFVGPGPHAIEAMADKARAKAQAHQAGMPLIPGYYGDEQDDAFLKEQALAAGFPLMIKARMGGGGRGMRVVRSMDEFDAALASCRREALAGFGDDTVMLERYIERPRHVEVQVFGDAHGNVVHLFERDCSVQRRHQKVIEEAPAPGLSDSQRDAMGQAAADLARSVGYVGAGTVECIVDPDGNFYFLEMNTRLQVEHGVTELVTGLDLVEWQLRVARGERLPLAQDDLQLNGHCFEVRICAERPNKGFLPSVGQIQTWSLPEHIEFAQGDVRVDAGVRAQDSISPYYDSMVAKILVRADNRDQAIARMLDTLHATEISGIQTNLGFIKAIFSHPEFVAQSVHTGFIETHLKQLLNMNLDRSPA; via the coding sequence TTGAAGAAACTATTGATTGCAAACCGGGGCGAGATTGCCTGCAGGATTGCCCAGACCGCTCGACGGCTGGGTATCGAGACGGTCGCCGTCTATTCAGAAGCTGATGCGCAGGCCAAGCACGTGGCGTGCTGCGATAGCAGCTATCTGATCGGACCAGCAGATGCCCGTCAGAGCTACTTGAACATTGACCGGTTGATGGAAGTGGTGCGCGAGAGTGGCGCAGATGCTGTGCATCCCGGATACGGTTTCTTGTCGGAGAACGTCGCCCTGGCTCGCGCCTGTGAGGTGGACGGGATCATGTTTGTCGGTCCGGGGCCCCATGCGATCGAGGCCATGGCCGACAAAGCCCGTGCCAAGGCGCAAGCCCACCAGGCAGGCATGCCTCTGATTCCAGGCTACTACGGTGACGAACAGGATGATGCGTTTCTGAAGGAGCAAGCACTGGCTGCGGGATTTCCGCTGATGATCAAGGCGCGTATGGGGGGCGGCGGACGCGGCATGCGAGTCGTTCGTAGCATGGACGAGTTTGATGCAGCTCTGGCGTCTTGCCGGCGCGAGGCACTGGCCGGGTTTGGCGACGACACCGTGATGCTCGAACGATACATCGAACGGCCTCGCCATGTCGAAGTGCAGGTGTTTGGCGACGCCCATGGCAACGTCGTGCATCTGTTCGAGCGTGACTGCTCTGTCCAGCGTCGGCATCAGAAAGTGATAGAGGAGGCTCCAGCCCCAGGATTGTCAGACAGTCAGCGCGATGCGATGGGGCAGGCTGCGGCTGATCTTGCCCGATCCGTGGGTTATGTCGGTGCGGGCACGGTCGAATGCATCGTCGACCCGGACGGCAATTTCTACTTTCTGGAGATGAATACGCGTTTGCAGGTCGAGCACGGTGTGACGGAGCTTGTCACTGGGCTGGATCTGGTTGAGTGGCAGTTACGTGTCGCGCGTGGTGAACGCTTGCCCCTTGCACAGGATGATCTGCAGCTCAATGGTCATTGTTTTGAGGTGCGCATCTGTGCAGAGCGTCCGAACAAAGGATTCTTGCCGTCTGTCGGACAGATCCAGACATGGTCGCTTCCCGAACATATCGAGTTTGCGCAGGGCGACGTAAGGGTGGACGCCGGTGTGCGTGCGCAGGACAGTATCAGTCCGTATTACGACTCGATGGTGGCCAAGATACTGGTTCGGGCAGACAACCGGGATCAGGCGATTGCCCGCATGCTCGACACCCTGCATGCAACGGAAATCAGCGGTATCCAGACGAACCTGGGATTTATCAAAGCCATCTTTTCGCATCCGGAATTTGTCGCGCAGAGCGTGCACACCGGATTTATCGAGACCCATCTCAAGCAGCTATTGAACATGAATCTTGACAGGAGTCCTGCATGA
- a CDS encoding CaiB/BaiF CoA transferase family protein: MSQESPTSQSVLSDASVQSMPEQAHSGSLPLSDLKVIEICSTIAGPACARLLADFGADVTKIEPHEGDGVRQMGRHVQDVSLYAATILRGKKSIALDLKSEQGNRIARALIDQADILVENNRPGVLERLGLGYEDLRQTNPGLIMVRISGYGQDGPYSGRPGYGATCEAVGGVRHMTGDPDRPPARVALATTDYLTSVYAAFGAMTAVHERARSGLGQVVDVALYEAAFSQMEPYVPAYEKLGFVPKRVGPNLPTMAPNSLYPTADGNWMLIAANSDIIFRRLTQIMEQSELATDERFATIRARGKPENMKEIDRIIGEWTRTLDAPSLAARLIEAAIPSAPVNTIADIFEDPHFTARDMLVKVGHPVLGHTTQTGVVPKLSRTPGTIRHSGPDLGADTDSILAAMGLSEQQIGELRALKVIR; the protein is encoded by the coding sequence ATGAGCCAGGAAAGCCCCACGAGTCAGTCCGTACTCTCAGATGCATCTGTACAGTCCATGCCTGAGCAGGCGCACAGCGGCTCGCTTCCTTTGTCCGACCTCAAAGTGATTGAAATCTGTTCCACCATCGCCGGTCCAGCCTGTGCACGTCTGCTCGCGGATTTCGGGGCCGATGTCACCAAGATTGAGCCACACGAAGGTGATGGTGTCCGTCAGATGGGGCGGCATGTGCAGGATGTCTCGCTTTACGCTGCCACCATACTTCGCGGCAAAAAGTCGATTGCACTGGACCTGAAGTCCGAGCAGGGCAACCGGATTGCGCGTGCTCTGATTGATCAGGCTGACATCCTCGTGGAAAACAACCGGCCCGGGGTGCTGGAGCGACTCGGCCTGGGCTACGAAGATCTGCGCCAGACCAACCCCGGACTCATCATGGTGCGTATTAGCGGTTATGGCCAGGACGGCCCGTACTCGGGCAGGCCCGGCTACGGAGCCACCTGTGAGGCGGTGGGGGGAGTCCGGCACATGACGGGGGACCCGGATCGTCCGCCCGCACGGGTAGCGCTTGCTACCACGGATTACCTGACCTCGGTTTACGCGGCGTTCGGTGCCATGACTGCCGTACACGAGCGCGCCCGCTCTGGTCTTGGACAGGTCGTCGACGTGGCACTGTACGAGGCTGCGTTCAGTCAAATGGAGCCGTATGTCCCCGCTTACGAAAAATTAGGATTTGTGCCAAAGCGAGTGGGACCGAATCTGCCGACGATGGCACCCAATAGTCTGTATCCGACTGCTGACGGAAACTGGATGCTGATTGCTGCCAACAGCGACATCATCTTCCGCCGCCTGACCCAGATCATGGAGCAGTCAGAACTTGCCACGGACGAACGATTTGCGACTATCCGGGCACGAGGCAAACCCGAGAATATGAAAGAGATCGACCGGATCATCGGTGAATGGACCCGCACACTGGACGCACCCTCCCTTGCAGCCAGGCTAATCGAGGCGGCCATTCCGTCTGCACCGGTCAACACCATTGCGGACATCTTTGAAGATCCACATTTCACTGCGCGCGACATGCTGGTGAAGGTCGGGCATCCTGTGCTGGGCCACACGACCCAGACTGGGGTCGTGCCCAAGCTTTCTCGTACGCCAGGCACGATCCGTCACTCAGGCCCGGATCTGGGCGCCGATACCGACAGTATCCTGGCCGCAATGGGGTTGAGCGAGCAGCAGATCGGGGAGCTTCGCGCTCTCAAGGTGATTCGCTGA